The Stygiolobus azoricus genome window below encodes:
- a CDS encoding OsmC family protein: MMTFTAEGELEEDHVKITSNNTELKIGLFSSDYPTPEEILLSSALSCLMLTVYYIAREKNLKLNSLKGYIEGTLDPKGFQGDPNIPPGFLEINYEIEVSANNKELLQKVLEESERRCPLKDTLTRSIKVYVKWKII; the protein is encoded by the coding sequence ATGATGACCTTTACAGCTGAAGGGGAGCTAGAAGAAGACCACGTAAAAATCACCAGCAATAACACAGAGCTAAAAATAGGGCTTTTCAGCTCAGATTATCCAACGCCTGAGGAGATATTGCTATCATCAGCATTATCTTGTTTAATGTTAACAGTATACTACATAGCAAGGGAGAAAAATCTAAAGCTCAATAGTTTAAAGGGGTATATAGAAGGAACTTTGGATCCTAAAGGTTTTCAAGGAGATCCTAATATTCCTCCGGGCTTCTTGGAGATCAATTACGAAATAGAAGTTAGTGCCAATAATAAGGAATTATTACAGAAAGTTTTAGAAGAATCAGAGAGGAGATGCCCTCTTAAAGACACTCTCACCAGAAGCATCAAAGTCTATGTTAAATGGAAAATAATTTAA
- a CDS encoding glycine cleavage system protein H — protein MANVSNCEIPENLLYYIEGKNTVWAKQEGTDTIVVGITDIAQTMAGKVVKVRLKKKGTKIEKGKPVATMESGKWAGPVPAPVSGEIIDVNQEVEKNPVLVNQDPYGKGWLVKMKINNPEELKQLVTGSAAVSKLTELINSEKLQCKRL, from the coding sequence ATGGCAAACGTTTCGAACTGTGAGATACCTGAGAACCTACTTTATTATATTGAAGGAAAAAACACCGTTTGGGCTAAACAAGAAGGAACAGACACAATTGTTGTAGGTATAACTGACATTGCCCAGACCATGGCAGGAAAAGTAGTGAAAGTCAGGCTAAAGAAGAAGGGCACCAAAATTGAAAAAGGTAAACCAGTTGCTACTATGGAGAGCGGAAAGTGGGCCGGTCCAGTACCAGCTCCAGTATCCGGAGAGATCATAGACGTAAACCAAGAAGTTGAAAAGAATCCAGTGCTCGTTAATCAAGATCCTTACGGCAAAGGTTGGCTGGTTAAGATGAAGATAAATAATCCTGAGGAGTTAAAACAGCTAGTTACTGGCTCTGCTGCTGTAAGCAAATTAACTGAGTTGATAAACTCCGAAAAATTGCAATGCAAGAGGCTGTGA
- a CDS encoding CBS domain-containing protein, whose translation MMLVKDIMTTSVVKVSKDTTIEKALQIMLENNIRRLLVDEDGIITIRDLIYNWKDLKTPVEKIMSRDLLFITPTSPIKEACRIVTSEGVGSLIVGDGARIVGIVTERDLIRHCKVESNAKVGDIMNVDPVIATPDSELSEIVEVMQSYWKRHAVVVDGKKPVGVISAKDIGRALLAKKTLKGVKAYDFMSITVYKVTPDSSAETARLLMAEKNIGFLPVVDPVSLLGSLSERELLAIMSI comes from the coding sequence ATGATGTTAGTAAAAGACATAATGACTACTTCGGTAGTCAAGGTTTCGAAGGATACGACTATTGAAAAAGCTCTTCAAATAATGCTTGAAAATAACATAAGGAGGTTACTTGTTGACGAGGACGGAATAATAACAATCAGGGATTTAATATATAACTGGAAAGATCTAAAGACCCCCGTTGAAAAAATAATGTCAAGAGACCTCCTTTTTATTACACCTACTTCTCCAATAAAAGAGGCTTGCAGGATAGTTACGTCCGAAGGTGTAGGATCGTTAATAGTTGGAGATGGTGCTAGAATAGTGGGAATAGTCACTGAGAGGGATCTAATCAGGCATTGCAAAGTTGAGTCTAACGCAAAGGTGGGGGACATAATGAATGTTGACCCAGTGATCGCTACACCAGATAGTGAGTTATCGGAGATAGTAGAGGTCATGCAATCCTACTGGAAGAGACACGCTGTAGTAGTGGATGGTAAAAAACCCGTAGGAGTAATCTCCGCTAAGGATATAGGTAGGGCATTACTAGCTAAGAAAACATTGAAGGGAGTGAAAGCTTACGATTTTATGTCGATAACAGTTTACAAAGTTACTCCCGATTCTAGTGCGGAAACAGCAAGGCTCTTAATGGCTGAAAAAAACATAGGCTTCTTACCAGTTGTGGATCCAGTTTCTCTCTTGGGAAGTCTAAGTGAAAGAGAATTATTGGCCATTATGTCAATTTAA
- a CDS encoding glycine cleavage system protein H, with product MNINGFEFPEDLLYYPEEHVWIKTEGDVITVGITSLGQYMAGKIFEVSTKSKGEKVNPRTVVFTLESAKWVGKFRLPVEGEIVEVNESVVKNPALLNEKPYEAWIIKIKGKYDEKKFKKLQEVSKLFEAETTRVVR from the coding sequence ATGAATATAAACGGTTTTGAGTTCCCCGAAGACCTACTTTATTACCCAGAGGAACATGTATGGATTAAAACAGAAGGTGACGTGATTACAGTAGGTATAACGTCTCTAGGACAATATATGGCGGGTAAGATATTCGAAGTGTCTACAAAGAGTAAAGGAGAAAAGGTTAATCCAAGAACAGTAGTGTTCACGTTAGAGTCAGCAAAATGGGTAGGTAAATTCAGGCTTCCGGTTGAGGGAGAGATAGTTGAGGTTAATGAATCTGTTGTGAAAAACCCTGCTCTATTAAACGAGAAGCCATATGAAGCTTGGATAATTAAGATCAAGGGAAAATACGACGAAAAGAAATTCAAGAAATTACAAGAAGTGTCTAAATTATTTGAAGCTGAGACCACTAGAGTCGTGAGATAA
- a CDS encoding stage II sporulation protein M → MRLVSKLILIYLIIELAIFLVISSIPSYNPSVLQEYNGLENSVQNTTYFGKVLMIFPHNLAIATADFIPIIGILVFGITIADTAYVISVVSTHLGIPGIAAAISLLLLPHSAVELPSYAVAVGAGTYIVINRRDWKRSLLTYIVIPVELFFAALIESSLFYVPNPLIMWVATIPVLIGIYFLYEKIQKYADKVSVATQVGYLGFRNTQHYYTNQFFSLYKDAWNKGIMYETQGQLQAAIDNYWSAILYLLDAIAVKLNLPYTTKEDLYRIVQIASNYYPNVMMLFNKVQTDFQVIRDPLLISDLKYLATLLENSYFNPTIRP, encoded by the coding sequence ATGAGGCTTGTATCTAAGCTTATACTAATATACTTAATAATCGAGTTAGCAATATTCTTAGTTATAAGCTCGATACCGTCGTACAACCCGTCTGTTCTTCAGGAATATAATGGTTTAGAGAACTCAGTTCAAAACACGACTTACTTCGGTAAGGTGTTAATGATTTTTCCTCATAACCTAGCTATAGCTACTGCCGATTTCATACCTATCATAGGAATATTAGTTTTCGGTATTACAATAGCGGATACTGCATATGTAATTAGTGTAGTATCTACTCACTTAGGAATACCAGGTATAGCGGCTGCGATTTCTTTGTTACTTCTACCTCATTCAGCGGTTGAGCTCCCTTCATATGCTGTAGCAGTTGGTGCTGGAACTTATATTGTAATAAATCGGAGGGACTGGAAAAGATCTTTGCTTACATACATAGTTATTCCAGTTGAACTATTCTTTGCTGCTCTAATAGAATCTTCTTTGTTTTATGTTCCTAATCCACTTATAATGTGGGTTGCTACAATTCCCGTATTAATAGGTATCTATTTCTTATACGAGAAGATTCAAAAGTACGCTGATAAAGTTAGTGTTGCTACCCAAGTAGGTTATTTAGGATTTAGAAATACCCAGCACTATTATACTAATCAATTTTTCTCTTTGTATAAAGATGCGTGGAACAAGGGAATCATGTATGAAACCCAAGGGCAACTACAAGCTGCAATAGATAATTACTGGTCAGCGATACTTTACTTACTTGACGCTATTGCAGTTAAACTGAACTTACCATATACTACTAAGGAGGATTTATACAGAATTGTGCAAATAGCCTCAAATTACTATCCTAATGTTATGATGTTGTTTAACAAGGTGCAAACAGATTTTCAAGTAATTAGAGATCCGCTACTTATAAGCGATTTAAAATATCTAGCTACACTTCTAGAGAATTCGTATTTTAATCCGACAATTCGACCATGA
- a CDS encoding exodeoxyribonuclease III yields the protein MKIVSWNVNGLKAITRKGALEKIIKDYDVILLQEIRSQDVPLDLLISGLNISAFPSKKKGYSGVMSISKPKPLSVIKGLGIDEFDSEGRVLTLEFQKFYIINAYFPRAGDGLVRLDFKIKFNKAIENYALRLRENKSVIICGDFNAVRSKKDSSFWDETEPGLTPQEREWLNNFIKKGFVDSAEKTSKMEYTWRSYQFKWKAMRIDYCLVSEELAPKIVDFQVLKIEGSDHLPIMVELSD from the coding sequence TTGAAGATCGTATCGTGGAACGTTAACGGCCTGAAGGCGATTACTAGAAAGGGAGCCCTCGAAAAAATTATAAAAGACTATGACGTAATTCTCCTTCAAGAAATACGCTCTCAAGACGTACCTCTGGACCTTCTTATATCTGGATTAAACATTTCAGCCTTTCCTTCAAAGAAGAAGGGATATAGTGGAGTAATGAGCATAAGTAAGCCAAAACCACTTTCCGTGATAAAAGGTTTAGGAATAGACGAATTTGATTCGGAGGGAAGAGTTCTTACGTTAGAGTTCCAAAAATTTTACATAATAAACGCTTATTTTCCGAGAGCTGGAGACGGGCTTGTTAGACTAGATTTTAAGATTAAGTTCAATAAGGCTATTGAAAACTATGCACTGAGGCTTAGGGAAAACAAGTCAGTAATCATTTGCGGAGATTTCAATGCCGTTAGAAGTAAGAAGGACTCCAGCTTTTGGGACGAAACTGAGCCTGGCTTAACACCTCAGGAAAGAGAATGGTTGAACAACTTTATTAAAAAGGGTTTCGTGGACTCTGCGGAAAAGACATCAAAGATGGAATATACTTGGAGAAGTTACCAGTTTAAGTGGAAGGCTATGAGAATAGACTACTGTCTTGTGTCTGAGGAACTAGCTCCAAAGATTGTAGATTTTCAAGTCTTAAAAATTGAGGGCTCAGACCACTTACCCATCATGGTCGAATTGTCGGATTAA
- a CDS encoding NRAMP family divalent metal transporter, which translates to MGRKSITTSRNFINFLKFFGPAWLVMMADMDASSTIGAVETGMSYGYKLVWFLLLLSVPLFIIQEVSGRIGIATGKGLGELVRENYNKKVSTLIALPMFLTDIITYIVEYIGIGIGMAMLGVPLIIGIPIAFILHLLIIIKRKYVVTEKILIAISTTLILGFALTLIVRGLEPSCSIFYFEPTPSYFFFLAANAGAVIMPFMLFFQASATAEKLASLEGFERKLALKFMRIETVIGSVITELLMVMVEMASTGIPDSTNIYSPSDLAKVFFSIAGPYSPYFFGLGLLGAGFLALVVISLGSAWGTAEAFGIPRDKSYKLYLIESVPALLVTLLVPKDMLGNVVLNLLSLFVIILLGPALVMGILANNPRIMREYKSSSLQNVIYWSSITIIFVLGLLGLLP; encoded by the coding sequence ATGGGTCGTAAATCAATTACGACAAGTCGTAATTTTATAAACTTCCTGAAGTTCTTCGGACCAGCTTGGCTGGTGATGATGGCTGACATGGACGCGAGTAGTACTATCGGGGCTGTAGAGACTGGTATGTCCTACGGTTATAAACTTGTATGGTTCCTTCTCTTGCTTTCCGTTCCTCTTTTCATAATTCAGGAGGTCTCTGGAAGGATAGGTATAGCTACCGGAAAAGGCTTAGGTGAACTGGTGAGAGAAAATTACAATAAAAAGGTTTCAACATTAATAGCATTGCCCATGTTTTTGACGGACATAATCACCTATATTGTAGAGTATATAGGGATAGGCATAGGCATGGCTATGCTAGGAGTACCGCTAATTATAGGTATTCCTATTGCATTTATCCTTCACTTGTTAATTATCATAAAGAGAAAATATGTAGTGACGGAAAAAATCCTAATTGCCATATCCACTACACTAATATTAGGTTTTGCTTTAACATTAATCGTAAGAGGATTAGAACCATCATGCTCTATCTTTTATTTCGAACCCACTCCTAGCTATTTCTTTTTTCTGGCTGCCAACGCTGGGGCAGTAATAATGCCGTTCATGTTGTTCTTTCAAGCTTCAGCCACTGCAGAAAAGTTGGCTTCACTGGAAGGTTTTGAGAGGAAACTTGCGTTAAAATTTATGAGAATAGAAACAGTTATCGGCAGCGTAATTACGGAGCTCCTAATGGTAATGGTTGAAATGGCTTCAACTGGGATACCAGATTCTACAAACATTTACTCACCTAGCGACTTAGCTAAGGTGTTTTTCTCGATAGCAGGCCCTTACTCCCCTTATTTCTTTGGGTTAGGCTTACTGGGAGCCGGTTTCCTAGCTTTAGTGGTAATATCTCTAGGGAGTGCATGGGGTACTGCAGAAGCCTTTGGAATCCCTAGAGATAAGTCGTATAAATTATACTTGATAGAAAGTGTTCCGGCACTATTAGTAACTTTACTAGTCCCAAAAGATATGTTAGGAAATGTAGTATTGAACTTGCTCTCACTTTTCGTAATTATTCTTCTAGGCCCTGCCTTAGTTATGGGAATTCTTGCAAATAACCCAAGAATTATGAGAGAATATAAAAGCAGCTCACTTCAAAACGTGATATATTGGAGTAGTATTACCATTATATTTGTTCTAGGTCTTCTAGGTCTTCTGCCCTAA
- a CDS encoding lipoate--protein ligase, with amino-acid sequence MSWRFIVLPPQDGYHMVTSFVSVADYVSKGGKNTLLVFYADKPFVNVGVHQEVWLEVNLEFTKKMGIPVIRRDLGGGTVVITPGEHDYFIVVRAEEAPSTPKALYEKYLTPVLNVLRSYGIKAELKDQDIVVNGKKISGNGAMTYDKAVVVTGNILLHLDVDLISKCVKVPSEKFRDKMAKEMSEWLTSVEKEIGYIPPRDEINKRLKEEFEKWLNIKFEDATLTPEEIQLWEKLAREKMNEEWIYYKDNRHPELKTERCVKINNSVALCHVDYKARKLIRLTVKIVNKKIDEISISGDFFVMSPKGFIEELEDKLKGVEVTKYQEVIRKMFEEKKPVIFGFTIDDLINAMEELIRKPEAQEVI; translated from the coding sequence ATGAGTTGGAGGTTCATAGTATTACCTCCCCAAGACGGCTACCACATGGTTACATCCTTTGTATCGGTAGCTGATTATGTCTCTAAAGGAGGAAAAAATACACTCCTTGTTTTTTATGCCGATAAACCCTTCGTTAATGTTGGAGTTCATCAGGAAGTATGGTTAGAAGTTAACCTTGAGTTCACTAAGAAGATGGGAATACCAGTAATAAGGAGAGACCTTGGAGGAGGCACAGTAGTAATAACACCAGGTGAACACGACTACTTTATAGTAGTGAGAGCTGAAGAAGCACCGAGTACGCCAAAAGCTCTTTATGAAAAATATCTAACCCCCGTATTGAACGTATTAAGGTCTTACGGTATAAAGGCTGAGTTAAAAGATCAGGATATTGTTGTAAATGGGAAAAAGATAAGCGGGAACGGTGCTATGACTTACGATAAGGCGGTAGTAGTCACTGGCAATATATTGCTACACCTCGATGTAGACCTGATCAGCAAGTGTGTAAAAGTGCCTTCAGAGAAATTCAGGGATAAGATGGCAAAGGAAATGAGCGAATGGCTTACTAGTGTAGAGAAGGAAATTGGTTATATTCCTCCAAGGGATGAAATAAATAAGAGGTTAAAAGAGGAGTTCGAAAAATGGCTTAACATAAAATTCGAAGACGCTACTTTGACACCTGAGGAAATACAGTTATGGGAAAAACTTGCAAGAGAAAAGATGAACGAGGAGTGGATATACTACAAGGACAATAGACATCCAGAGCTTAAGACCGAAAGGTGTGTTAAGATAAACAACTCTGTAGCTCTCTGTCACGTAGACTATAAGGCAAGGAAACTGATCAGGTTAACAGTAAAAATAGTGAACAAGAAGATAGATGAAATATCGATATCTGGAGATTTCTTCGTCATGTCACCTAAAGGGTTCATTGAGGAGTTAGAGGACAAGCTCAAGGGTGTAGAAGTGACCAAATATCAAGAGGTGATAAGGAAAATGTTTGAGGAGAAAAAACCAGTAATTTTCGGGTTTACAATTGACGACCTGATAAACGCAATGGAGGAACTAATTAGAAAACCTGAAGCCCAAGAAGTAATATGA
- a CDS encoding tRNA(Met) cytidine acetyltransferase TmcA has product MLEEELERAKRDYYRLFVLINSLRWRDFLLNFMTEFIKRRNKGSFTIGYAFHPWIEGAKDRFQDLKSSLAINSVIDIDYSKYTKYLGATFDIMILDAMDDFRPNYISALSDSVRGGGVIVLYSDNIENNKLFKNSLIKDGKVDNFFEERFLQLAKNHEGVLVIDEKGESFKPLTQKVQRPVRNIPEDPHVDIRLHELCQSKDQNKALEEMRFILEGEDKRILAITAPRGRGKSSVTGLFLSFLVSEHKFDNIIVTSPTYLSAQEIFFFLVKGLETLGLKYKLTRSKDGKILGVASKGVIVKWLAPDLAKDYEGDLIIVDEAAALGLDTINYITSRWKKVVLVSTIHGYEGSGKAFVKYLNFLREKVKFKHVTLTFPIRYAQGDPVERFLYDVMLLDAEPKPRKVNEVKVTELDKQSLFKNEGLLRHYYGILVSAHYRNSPDDLMILGDLHYERIFAMGEIGIAQVVEEGRLSKSEINTILNGGQSSGNLIPQRLIKYERVYEFGFTKGWRVIRIAIHPDYQGKGYGSALLSEIVRIAKEEGLDWVGSSFTSDVKVLNFWIKNGFIPIYLSTRKNEGLNGYSIIIIKPLTDTAKKLSLHASELLREKVLRTAHQVYFNVNPLILANILRVLPKRSEKVEVPVEYKSKLEAYLSGYLPYNAVADAVHYIVSKYFSTAEDAFLNTTEEAVLIARTIQGKSWYHTSLYLDIKPRVAEEIMRGAIQKILERI; this is encoded by the coding sequence ATGCTGGAGGAGGAACTTGAAAGAGCAAAGAGAGATTATTACAGATTATTTGTTTTGATTAACTCATTAAGGTGGAGGGATTTTTTATTAAATTTCATGACAGAGTTTATAAAAAGAAGGAATAAAGGTTCGTTCACTATAGGTTATGCATTTCACCCGTGGATAGAAGGTGCTAAGGATAGGTTTCAAGATCTGAAATCGTCCCTTGCCATTAATTCGGTAATAGATATAGATTATTCTAAATACACCAAATATCTCGGGGCTACTTTTGATATAATGATATTAGACGCAATGGATGACTTTAGACCTAATTACATCTCTGCACTATCAGACTCGGTCAGAGGAGGGGGAGTAATAGTTTTATACAGCGACAATATAGAAAATAATAAGTTATTTAAGAACTCGTTAATTAAGGACGGTAAAGTGGATAACTTCTTTGAAGAGAGATTCCTGCAGTTAGCTAAAAATCATGAAGGGGTATTAGTTATTGATGAGAAAGGGGAGAGTTTTAAGCCTTTAACCCAAAAGGTTCAGAGACCGGTTAGGAACATTCCCGAAGACCCTCACGTAGATATAAGGCTCCATGAACTGTGCCAGAGTAAAGACCAAAATAAAGCCCTAGAGGAAATGAGATTTATTTTGGAGGGAGAGGACAAAAGGATACTAGCCATAACGGCTCCGAGAGGAAGGGGTAAGAGTTCAGTAACGGGCCTTTTCTTGTCTTTCCTAGTTAGTGAGCATAAGTTCGATAATATAATTGTCACTTCTCCTACTTATCTCTCTGCTCAAGAGATTTTTTTCTTTCTAGTTAAAGGGTTAGAAACTCTAGGGTTAAAATATAAGTTAACGAGATCGAAAGATGGGAAAATCCTCGGCGTAGCTTCAAAGGGGGTTATAGTAAAATGGCTTGCTCCCGATCTCGCGAAAGATTATGAGGGAGACTTGATAATTGTAGATGAAGCCGCAGCACTAGGTCTTGACACGATAAATTATATAACTAGCCGGTGGAAAAAGGTGGTTCTAGTATCTACGATTCATGGATACGAGGGAAGTGGTAAAGCCTTCGTTAAATACCTCAATTTCTTGCGAGAGAAAGTGAAGTTTAAGCATGTTACCCTTACCTTTCCTATACGCTATGCACAAGGTGACCCAGTCGAGAGGTTTTTATACGATGTTATGCTCTTAGACGCAGAGCCGAAACCTAGAAAAGTTAATGAGGTGAAAGTCACGGAGTTAGATAAACAATCTCTATTTAAGAATGAAGGGTTATTGAGGCACTATTATGGAATCCTAGTATCTGCTCATTACAGAAACTCCCCTGACGACTTGATGATACTAGGAGATCTTCATTATGAAAGAATATTTGCTATGGGAGAAATAGGAATAGCTCAAGTAGTAGAAGAAGGTAGACTATCTAAAAGTGAAATCAATACGATACTTAATGGTGGGCAGAGCTCAGGTAACTTAATTCCCCAGAGGCTAATCAAGTACGAGAGAGTATACGAGTTCGGATTTACAAAAGGTTGGAGGGTTATAAGAATTGCCATTCACCCCGATTACCAAGGAAAAGGGTACGGTTCAGCCTTACTTAGCGAAATTGTAAGGATAGCGAAAGAAGAAGGACTTGACTGGGTAGGTTCTTCGTTTACCTCTGATGTCAAAGTACTAAACTTTTGGATTAAGAACGGTTTTATACCGATATATCTCTCCACTCGAAAAAACGAGGGATTAAACGGGTACTCAATCATTATAATTAAGCCTTTGACAGATACTGCAAAAAAGCTTTCATTACATGCGTCTGAACTCTTGAGAGAGAAGGTCTTGAGGACGGCTCATCAAGTATATTTTAATGTTAATCCCTTAATTTTAGCTAATATATTACGGGTCTTACCTAAAAGGTCAGAAAAGGTCGAAGTTCCTGTGGAATATAAATCTAAATTAGAAGCTTATTTAAGCGGTTACCTTCCTTATAACGCTGTTGCAGATGCAGTACACTACATAGTTTCAAAGTATTTTTCTACTGCTGAAGATGCATTTCTTAATACAACTGAGGAAGCTGTTTTAATAGCACGGACTATTCAGGGTAAGAGTTGGTATCACACGTCATTATATCTAGATATAAAGCCCAGAGTAGCAGAAGAAATCATGAGAGGTGCTATACAAAAGATCCTCGAAAGAATATGA
- a CDS encoding HAD family hydrolase, translating to MNFVIWLDGVVLKVDLTDVLYRKYKGEKIEGLEVTTEVFPDWSPFLEKLRQKVSNDKIVFLSPYDKETTKKVMESLAIANFSYVSNDDGITKPSKIPYKALFDMTRWDPVETMTIGSSPLDLLSARFFDSRIKVACVKRFQDCSRYSPYIMADNLEKLYEILMRLRKL from the coding sequence ATGAACTTCGTTATATGGCTTGACGGGGTAGTTCTTAAAGTCGATTTGACAGATGTCTTGTATCGCAAGTATAAGGGAGAAAAAATAGAAGGGTTAGAGGTTACTACGGAAGTTTTCCCCGACTGGTCTCCCTTTTTAGAGAAGTTAAGGCAAAAAGTTAGTAATGATAAAATAGTATTTCTTTCCCCTTACGACAAAGAGACGACTAAGAAGGTTATGGAAAGTCTAGCCATTGCTAACTTTAGCTATGTAAGTAACGACGATGGAATAACTAAACCAAGCAAGATCCCCTATAAGGCATTGTTTGATATGACAAGATGGGATCCGGTGGAGACGATGACGATAGGTTCATCACCCCTAGACCTTTTATCGGCTAGGTTCTTCGACTCAAGGATAAAAGTAGCCTGTGTTAAAAGATTTCAAGACTGTTCAAGATATAGTCCTTATATAATGGCTGATAATTTAGAAAAGTTATATGAGATTCTGATGAGGTTAAGGAAGCTATGA
- a CDS encoding serine/threonine-protein kinase, whose product MRRYYSSNLSIIFLIIAVITGFVGSLFMLFISPFLVSRFIALGLFVDDIISALFMMRTELRRAAMIIFLGAVVSTVLYSILDLYSNPYLLVLLAFPALGFIISTKQGVLKGAIVLSAITVLFSIAEFLAFLGSIFGLSIINYTVFPLTWSGLFILDSLYPLLEKNYIYYPKIGIKKKRGSKKGRMKSSILNTITFVINPSDVQVIVKINDKPHLVKGSIKINSDSPVKWYVENVKLPNGVLLIPEVREGVANPSDVVRINMIPIDLKNWDPNYWVNKNLYNYKVLDVVGTGGNSYILKAELNGKYYAIKIPKISDQTFTLYSPVSSFLDFAAEASNLINLSKDDRLVKLFAINVDSNIVEKIEKGDVEAYLNSPPMIVMEYLEGGTLMDLMKNPNLFNSRYWKYIVYVIIKETILALDYIHSQGYVHLDVKPQNIFLSKKLSGGGEQVYNLLKSSKGVVKLGDLGSAVRVGGKIKQITVEYAPPEQLEFSIKGIGADPRMDVFSLGMTMYVALTGYNNRPDIKVLSDAVDLYNQGKIREALIYVENAKRLLSLDWMKVNVEPDVRAILKRLLSPDPLNRPSLNEFASVLIRYII is encoded by the coding sequence GTGAGAAGATATTATAGCAGTAACTTATCAATTATTTTCTTAATAATTGCGGTAATAACTGGTTTTGTAGGCTCTCTTTTCATGTTATTCATTTCTCCCTTTTTAGTCAGTAGGTTCATTGCCCTAGGGCTTTTTGTAGATGACATTATATCAGCACTCTTTATGATGAGGACTGAATTAAGAAGAGCGGCTATGATAATTTTTTTAGGTGCTGTTGTATCTACGGTCTTATACTCTATACTTGATCTATACAGTAATCCGTACCTCCTCGTTCTATTAGCATTTCCGGCTCTAGGCTTTATCATAAGTACCAAACAAGGCGTGTTAAAAGGAGCCATAGTTCTAAGCGCAATAACAGTACTTTTCTCAATTGCAGAGTTCCTCGCATTTTTAGGGAGCATTTTTGGACTTTCGATAATTAACTATACAGTCTTTCCTCTAACCTGGAGTGGGCTCTTCATTTTAGACAGTCTATATCCTCTTCTAGAGAAAAACTACATATATTACCCAAAAATCGGAATTAAGAAGAAGAGAGGAAGTAAGAAGGGAAGGATGAAGTCAAGTATACTAAACACTATAACTTTTGTAATAAATCCTTCGGATGTCCAGGTTATTGTTAAAATTAACGATAAACCCCACTTAGTTAAAGGTAGCATTAAGATTAATTCGGACTCCCCCGTAAAGTGGTATGTAGAAAACGTTAAGCTTCCTAACGGGGTTCTCCTAATTCCCGAGGTAAGGGAAGGTGTTGCAAATCCCTCAGACGTGGTAAGAATTAATATGATTCCCATAGACCTAAAGAACTGGGATCCCAACTATTGGGTAAACAAAAACCTCTACAACTATAAGGTACTTGATGTAGTGGGAACTGGTGGAAACTCTTACATATTAAAGGCAGAACTGAATGGAAAATATTACGCTATAAAGATACCTAAGATTTCTGATCAAACTTTTACTTTGTATTCCCCGGTTTCCTCTTTCTTGGACTTTGCGGCTGAAGCGTCTAACTTGATAAATTTGAGCAAAGACGATAGGTTGGTAAAACTTTTTGCAATTAACGTAGATTCAAACATTGTTGAAAAGATCGAAAAAGGTGACGTGGAAGCTTATCTTAACTCTCCCCCAATGATCGTTATGGAGTACTTAGAGGGAGGTACTTTGATGGACTTAATGAAAAACCCCAACTTATTTAACAGCAGGTACTGGAAATATATTGTTTACGTTATAATAAAAGAGACAATCTTAGCCTTAGATTATATTCACTCTCAGGGTTACGTCCATCTGGATGTTAAGCCGCAAAACATTTTCCTTTCTAAAAAATTAAGCGGAGGAGGTGAACAAGTTTACAATCTACTTAAGAGTTCAAAAGGAGTGGTTAAGCTAGGAGACTTGGGTAGTGCAGTGAGAGTTGGTGGAAAGATCAAACAGATCACCGTGGAATATGCACCACCAGAACAGCTTGAGTTCTCAATTAAGGGAATTGGCGCAGATCCCCGAATGGATGTGTTCTCTCTAGGAATGACCATGTATGTGGCATTAACTGGATATAACAATAGACCTGATATAAAGGTCCTGAGCGATGCAGTAGACCTTTATAATCAAGGAAAGATAAGGGAAGCGTTAATATATGTTGAGAATGCAAAAAGATTGTTATCACTTGACTGGATGAAGGTAAATGTTGAACCAGATGTTCGAGCGATTTTAAAGAGATTATTATCGCCAGACCCTCTGAATAGACCTTCATTAAATGAGTTTGCCTCTGTATTGATTAGGTATATAATTTAA